A genome region from Tolypothrix sp. PCC 7712 includes the following:
- a CDS encoding DUF5837 family cyanobactin class RiPP, whose amino-acid sequence MDKQNLMPQAAQPVNRITTGQLPAQLAELSEETLKLHGDNSASVLASSKEWNCWIFCSYEGDDAE is encoded by the coding sequence ATGGATAAGCAAAACTTAATGCCTCAAGCAGCACAACCCGTCAACCGCATTACTACTGGGCAATTGCCTGCACAGTTGGCTGAGTTGTCGGAAGAAACTCTGAAACTGCATGGCGACAATAGCGCATCAGTACTAGCGTCTAGCAAGGAATGGAACTGTTGGATTTTCTGTTCTTATGAGGGAGACGACGCAGAATAG
- a CDS encoding cyanobactin biosynthesis system PatB/AcyB/McaB family protein codes for MKLPKQSLPVKRPDLIQPHETVSVVHGSVEDLVNIRIKLLHGANYNDPAGFQYRSYNQLKTSGGCGCCHPIAGAFL; via the coding sequence ATGAAACTTCCTAAACAATCTCTTCCCGTCAAACGTCCCGATTTAATTCAGCCCCACGAGACTGTTAGTGTGGTTCACGGCAGCGTCGAAGATTTGGTTAATATTCGGATTAAATTACTGCATGGTGCAAACTATAACGACCCTGCAGGGTTTCAATACCGCAGCTATAACCAACTCAAAACCTCCGGTGGCTGTGGTTGCTGTCACCCCATCGCTGGGGCGTTTCTGTAA
- a CDS encoding TOMM precursor leader peptide-binding protein, translating into MKIPQIKPHFRVEIVEPKNVYLLSESATYALTGSLYCQILPLLDGQHTRAEIIQKLDGQVPPEHFDYVLDRLDEKGYLTDAAHSLTREAAAFWSLLNVDPQLVSDRLPQTKVFVSTIGAVDGQNLIAALQAVGIPVEPGQPEESTSGVHSLWVVLTDDYLQPELSRINKMALQTQQPWLLIKPNCGIPWFGSIFTPKETGCWECLAHRLQGNREVEASILQQQGKTGNACLPTAVAGLPSTEQTAIALTTTEVAKWLVQQLVPEAKIQTLAGKIITFDQTNFTLKTHSLTQRPQCPACGNPDLVSQQVKGAIALTSRKKLFTQDGGHRAFTPDQILKRYEHLISPITGVVSSLTRASDPENPFVHTYSAVHAFGSASSLGQLRKSLGHKSGGKGKTDRQSQASGFCEAVERYSGIYQGDEPRIKSKLADLDGAIHPAQCLLFSETQYQNRQELNQNAIVDHDWIPQPFGETQIIDWTPVWSMTEQTHKYLPTAFCYYNYELPKENRFCFADSNGNAAGGTLEDAILQGFLELVERDSVAIWWYNRLQRPSVDLASFNEPYLLDLQAWYATQQRELWVLDLTTDLNIPAFAAVSRYIGGEQEYIIAGYGAHFDAKIAILRAVTEVNQMGGHLPEKYPPTNADSALNYWFTHASITNQPYLAPSQAPAKQAADYTQQWSDDIHQDVLNCVEIVSKVGLEMLVLNQTRPDIGLPVVKVVVPGLRHFWSRFGAGRLYDVPVKLGWLSAPLAEEQMNPMPMVF; encoded by the coding sequence ATGAAAATTCCCCAGATTAAACCCCACTTCCGCGTGGAGATTGTTGAACCCAAAAATGTCTATTTACTCAGCGAATCTGCCACTTACGCGCTGACAGGTAGCCTTTATTGCCAAATTCTTCCCCTTCTGGATGGGCAACACACCAGAGCAGAAATAATTCAAAAACTCGATGGGCAAGTTCCTCCTGAACACTTTGATTATGTCCTCGATCGCCTGGATGAAAAAGGCTATTTGACCGATGCTGCTCACAGCCTAACTCGTGAAGCGGCAGCATTTTGGAGTCTGTTGAATGTTGATCCGCAACTCGTAAGCGATCGCTTACCCCAAACAAAAGTCTTTGTCTCAACTATTGGTGCAGTAGACGGGCAAAATTTGATTGCAGCGTTGCAAGCAGTAGGAATTCCCGTAGAGCCAGGACAGCCAGAGGAGTCAACATCGGGGGTTCATTCCCTGTGGGTAGTTCTCACTGATGACTATCTTCAGCCAGAACTGAGCCGGATCAATAAAATGGCATTACAAACTCAGCAACCTTGGCTACTCATTAAACCAAACTGCGGGATACCGTGGTTCGGTTCTATTTTTACTCCCAAAGAAACAGGTTGCTGGGAATGTTTGGCTCATCGGTTACAGGGTAATCGAGAGGTGGAAGCTTCGATTTTACAACAACAAGGGAAGACGGGAAATGCATGTTTACCGACTGCTGTAGCTGGGTTGCCTTCGACGGAGCAAACTGCGATCGCACTTACAACTACCGAAGTTGCTAAATGGTTGGTGCAGCAGCTTGTCCCAGAGGCGAAAATTCAGACTCTAGCTGGGAAAATCATCACTTTCGATCAAACGAATTTTACCCTGAAAACCCATTCCCTAACTCAGCGCCCCCAATGTCCTGCTTGTGGTAATCCCGATTTAGTTAGTCAACAAGTCAAAGGTGCGATCGCGCTCACCAGTCGCAAAAAGCTGTTTACTCAGGATGGCGGACATCGCGCTTTTACACCAGATCAAATCTTAAAACGTTACGAACATCTAATTAGCCCGATTACTGGAGTTGTCAGTAGCTTAACGCGAGCTTCCGATCCAGAAAACCCCTTTGTCCATACTTACAGCGCGGTTCATGCTTTTGGTTCCGCTTCTAGTTTGGGTCAATTGCGGAAATCCCTTGGTCATAAAAGTGGTGGTAAAGGTAAAACCGATCGCCAATCTCAAGCCAGTGGATTTTGTGAGGCGGTTGAACGCTATTCTGGTATTTACCAGGGTGACGAACCGCGAATCAAGTCTAAGTTAGCAGATTTGGACGGTGCCATTCATCCAGCACAGTGTTTGCTGTTTAGCGAAACTCAGTATCAAAATCGGCAGGAATTGAATCAAAATGCGATCGTCGATCACGATTGGATTCCCCAACCCTTTGGTGAAACCCAAATAATTGACTGGACACCTGTTTGGTCAATGACCGAGCAAACCCACAAATATCTCCCCACTGCCTTCTGTTATTACAATTACGAGCTGCCTAAAGAAAATCGCTTCTGTTTTGCCGATTCCAATGGTAATGCGGCTGGTGGAACCTTGGAGGATGCGATTTTACAAGGATTTTTGGAACTTGTAGAGCGCGATAGTGTGGCAATTTGGTGGTACAACCGTCTACAGCGTCCTAGTGTAGATTTAGCCAGTTTCAACGAACCTTATTTACTGGATTTGCAAGCCTGGTATGCCACTCAGCAGCGAGAATTGTGGGTTTTAGATTTAACTACAGATTTGAATATTCCCGCATTTGCTGCCGTTTCTCGTTATATCGGTGGAGAACAGGAATACATCATTGCGGGTTATGGCGCACATTTCGATGCCAAAATTGCCATCTTACGAGCAGTGACGGAGGTGAATCAAATGGGGGGTCACCTACCAGAGAAGTATCCCCCAACCAATGCAGACTCGGCATTGAATTACTGGTTTACTCACGCATCCATCACCAACCAACCCTATTTAGCACCTTCTCAAGCTCCTGCCAAACAAGCCGCTGATTATACCCAACAGTGGAGCGACGATATCCATCAAGATGTCTTGAACTGTGTGGAGATTGTGAGCAAAGTAGGGCTGGAAATGCTGGTACTTAACCAGACTCGTCCCGATATTGGCTTACCTGTGGTTAAGGTTGTTGTACCAGGTTTACGTCACTTTTGGTCACGTTTTGGGGCTGGAAGGTTGTATGATGTGCCTGTAAAACTCGGTTGGCTATCGGCTCCCTTGGCTGAAGAGCAGATGAATCCTATGCCAATGGTGTTTTAG
- a CDS encoding LamG-like jellyroll fold domain-containing protein yields MSKSSEKEQSIHLESRLKVLVFDANSQGIAVGSGALRPQGRFTIEAWVCPATDVGKQVIFADGETRFYLEAGELKFQPILAAEAISSVAAGLVAGNWYHLAVARGGSRPGDTKLYINSVENDNKTAISPVVSFGNTYLGGYPEVPDSGFHGKFLEVRVWRFARSQAEIQANMTYFLTGRELGLVRCWTLTEGFGTAIGDKTTNRAMGTVLGNAAWEESEIPIKVNLNAQERLTRSTGLEDYAYWYKEIAKQQTIQADVPFRRGRIWA; encoded by the coding sequence ATGTCTAAGTCATCCGAAAAAGAACAGAGCATACACCTTGAGAGTCGCCTGAAGGTGCTGGTTTTCGATGCCAATTCTCAGGGAATTGCTGTAGGTAGCGGAGCATTGCGACCACAAGGACGGTTCACCATCGAAGCTTGGGTGTGTCCTGCGACGGATGTGGGAAAACAGGTGATTTTTGCTGATGGAGAGACGCGGTTTTACCTAGAAGCTGGCGAATTGAAGTTTCAGCCTATCCTAGCCGCAGAGGCTATTTCCTCAGTTGCTGCGGGTTTGGTGGCTGGTAATTGGTATCATCTTGCAGTGGCACGGGGGGGAAGTCGTCCCGGCGATACGAAGCTCTACATTAACAGCGTAGAAAACGACAATAAAACGGCAATTTCTCCAGTTGTGTCATTTGGCAATACCTATTTAGGAGGATATCCAGAGGTGCCAGACTCCGGCTTTCATGGCAAATTCCTGGAAGTGCGGGTATGGCGATTCGCGCGATCGCAAGCCGAAATTCAGGCAAATATGACCTACTTCCTCACTGGGCGGGAACTGGGGTTAGTGCGCTGCTGGACATTAACTGAAGGGTTTGGCACCGCGATCGGCGATAAAACGACCAATCGGGCAATGGGAACTGTTCTGGGCAATGCTGCTTGGGAAGAGTCCGAGATTCCCATCAAAGTCAATCTCAATGCTCAGGAACGGTTAACGAGATCAACCGGATTAGAAGATTACGCCTACTGGTATAAGGAAATAGCAAAACAACAAACAATACAGGCAGATGTCCCGTTTCGGCGGGGGCGAATTTGGGCATAG
- a CDS encoding S8 family peptidase produces MNLLALEQLWAKTSGSPQICIAVLDGLIDLKHPCFLGADLTVLPTLVSGEANPDGEMSLHGTHVASIIFGQLGSPVRGIAPQCKGLIVPVFADEGRQLSQLDLARAIEQAVNAGAHIINISGGQLTDEGEAEGWLQRSVQLCQEKNVLIVAAAGNDGCACLHVPAALPAVLAVGAMDDQGKPINFSNWGESYQNQGILAPGENILGAKPGGGTTRLSGTSFATPITTGVAALLLSLQIQRGETPNPQKVRDAILKSALPCTPADTTDASRCLVGKLNIPGSLNYLFGGTVSDPIEAVAPSGCGCTGIKLTEVEASDLSPVNGLTANSIAASIPQSITPSISPMTSSVSNFVTASQAPSELADSQFVYALGTLGYDFGSEARRDSFKQLMPANSIGDIAVPANPYDSRQMVDYLAASPSESRSLIWTLNIELTPIYAIEPQGAFARDTYAVLQELLAGQIQAETSEEFVERVSIPGVLTGKTVKLFSGQIVPLIAPQNPRGMYGWKINTLVSAAIETVQTTVGDAQEESIRRTLSNFLNRIYYDLRNLGTTSQDRALNFAATNAFQAASTFAEAVATGMELDSIDIEKSPFCRLDSDCWDVKLKFFDPENSRRAKKIFRFTIDVSDLIPVTLGDVRTWSSAH; encoded by the coding sequence ATGAATCTTTTAGCTCTTGAGCAACTATGGGCAAAGACTTCCGGTAGCCCCCAAATTTGCATTGCTGTACTCGACGGACTGATTGATTTAAAACATCCCTGTTTCCTGGGTGCAGACTTGACTGTGCTACCGACGCTGGTTAGTGGGGAGGCGAATCCTGACGGTGAGATGTCTCTGCATGGCACTCATGTCGCCAGCATCATCTTTGGTCAGTTGGGTAGTCCTGTTAGGGGAATTGCCCCTCAATGCAAAGGCTTGATTGTTCCAGTGTTTGCAGATGAAGGACGGCAGTTGTCTCAACTCGATTTAGCCCGTGCGATCGAGCAAGCTGTCAACGCTGGAGCGCATATCATCAACATTAGCGGTGGACAACTCACCGATGAAGGCGAAGCGGAAGGGTGGTTACAACGCTCTGTTCAGCTTTGCCAGGAAAAGAATGTGCTGATTGTGGCAGCAGCAGGCAATGATGGCTGTGCTTGTTTACACGTTCCAGCAGCCCTGCCTGCGGTGTTAGCGGTTGGAGCAATGGATGACCAGGGTAAGCCCATTAACTTCAGTAATTGGGGCGAGAGTTACCAGAATCAAGGCATCCTGGCACCGGGTGAAAACATCTTGGGGGCAAAGCCAGGAGGTGGGACAACTCGGTTGAGTGGTACAAGTTTTGCCACACCAATCACCACGGGAGTGGCAGCACTGTTATTAAGTTTACAAATTCAGCGCGGTGAAACCCCCAATCCGCAAAAAGTTAGGGACGCAATCTTAAAGAGTGCTTTACCCTGTACACCTGCTGATACAACAGACGCAAGTCGTTGTTTAGTTGGCAAGCTGAATATCCCTGGTTCACTTAATTATCTTTTTGGAGGAACTGTGTCAGACCCTATAGAAGCCGTTGCTCCCTCTGGTTGCGGCTGTACTGGAATCAAACTCACTGAGGTGGAAGCATCCGATTTATCTCCTGTTAATGGATTAACTGCAAATTCAATCGCTGCCTCAATTCCCCAATCTATAACCCCATCAATATCTCCTATGACCTCATCTGTATCGAACTTTGTCACCGCTAGCCAAGCTCCCAGCGAACTGGCTGACAGTCAATTTGTATATGCTTTAGGAACCCTTGGCTATGACTTTGGGTCGGAAGCAAGGCGAGATTCTTTTAAACAATTGATGCCTGCCAATAGTATTGGTGATATTGCCGTGCCAGCGAACCCTTATGATTCACGGCAAATGGTGGATTACTTAGCAGCAAGTCCTTCAGAATCCAGGTCGCTAATTTGGACATTGAACATTGAATTAACCCCAATTTATGCGATCGAACCCCAAGGAGCATTTGCGCGAGACACCTACGCAGTTTTGCAAGAGCTATTAGCTGGGCAAATTCAAGCCGAAACCAGCGAGGAATTTGTAGAGCGGGTGAGTATCCCTGGCGTTTTGACCGGAAAAACTGTGAAGCTATTTTCCGGGCAAATTGTGCCGTTGATTGCACCCCAGAACCCACGGGGGATGTATGGATGGAAGATTAATACTTTAGTATCTGCTGCCATAGAAACGGTGCAAACCACCGTGGGAGATGCCCAAGAAGAGTCAATTCGGCGCACGTTGAGCAATTTCCTTAACCGGATTTACTACGACTTACGGAATCTTGGTACCACCTCTCAAGATCGGGCACTCAACTTTGCGGCAACGAATGCGTTTCAGGCGGCTTCCACCTTTGCCGAAGCGGTAGCAACAGGGATGGAACTCGACAGCATTGATATCGAGAAAAGCCCCTTCTGTCGCTTGGATAGCGATTGTTGGGATGTAAAACTGAAGTTCTTTGACCCAGAAAACAGCCGTCGTGCCAAAAAGATATTCCGCTTCACCATTGACGTGAGCGACCTGATTCCAGTGACGCTAGGTGACGTGAGAACTTGGTCTTCGGCGCATTAA